A single window of Rana temporaria chromosome 1, aRanTem1.1, whole genome shotgun sequence DNA harbors:
- the LOC120910244 gene encoding serine protease 57-like, which yields MKYLVLLATTLCLLNLSEAYRIVGGREAKAHSRPYMVSLQIKSQSFCGGALIDPKWVLTAAHCMEDTPVDMVRVVLGAHNLNQPDDCVQVSPVQESFQHPGYNPNSLQNDLQLLKLNTSANITPYVKTIKLASADTDVLPGTSCSVAGWGYVSDFGTLPRALMETDVNVITLAACNVSWKQSIFDTMVCTASQGLRIKGFCSGDSGGPLICEDRVEGVVSFSGFRCGNPITPDVYTRVSSFMSWIKSVINRA from the exons AAGCATATAGAATTGTAGGGGGTCGAGAGGCCAAAGCACATTCCAGGCCATACATGGTGTCTCTACAGATCAAGAGTCAAAGCTTCTGTGGAGGAGCCCTCATCGATCCCAAATGGGTTCTAACTGCAGCACACTGCATGGAAGACAC ACCCGTGGACATGGTAAGAGTTGTTCTCGGAGCTCATAACCTGAATCAACCAGATGACTGTGTTCAGGTATCACCTGTCCAAGAATCATTTCAGCACCCAGGATATAACCCAAACAGCTTACAGAATGACCTTCAGTTGCTAAAG CTGAACACATCGGCCAATATTACTCCCTATGTAAAAACTATTAAGCTTGCTTCTGCTGACACAGATGTGCTTCCCGGGACCTCTTGCTCTGTTGCTGGCTGGGGATACGTGTCAGATTTTGGGACTTTACCCAGGGCTCTGATGGAaacagatgtaaatgtgatcacaCTTGCGGCCTGTAATGTGTCTTGGAAACAGAGCATCTTTGACACCATGGTCTGTACCGCAAGCCAAGGGCTGCGCATCAAGGGTTTCTGTTCT GGTGACTCTGGAGGACCCCTTATTTGTGAGGATCGTGTTGAAGGAGTGGTTTCTTTCTCCGGATTTCGCTGTGGCAATCCTATCACTCCTGATGTTTACACTCGCGTTTCATCATTTATGTCTTGGATTAAATCAGTGATAAACAGAGCCTGA